One Pseudobacteroides sp. genomic region harbors:
- a CDS encoding amidohydrolase family protein: MIVDFHVHCFTDELAAKAVKILSERADIPPRVDGTAQGIKDSMRSSNIDYSVLLPIATKPSQTEVINNWAASACGDGIISFGSIHPDYTDWKKELRRIKDLGLKGIKLHPDYQLFYIDDKRMYPIYEYLFSLGLVLVFHAGKDIGLPEPYHCTPDRLYKLACDFKGANIVAAHMGGFSLWDDVERYLVGTDIYLDTSFSLGRISDEQAIRIIMNHGYEKVLFATDSPWTDQGEEIDKLRKLKLGTEAENAILGMNACKLLDVKI; the protein is encoded by the coding sequence ATGATTGTTGATTTTCATGTTCATTGTTTTACTGATGAGCTTGCAGCAAAGGCTGTAAAAATATTATCGGAGCGTGCAGACATACCACCAAGGGTTGACGGTACAGCACAAGGTATAAAGGACTCAATGAGAAGTTCCAATATTGATTATTCGGTGTTGCTGCCTATAGCGACCAAGCCATCGCAGACTGAGGTTATAAATAATTGGGCTGCATCTGCATGCGGTGACGGAATAATATCATTCGGAAGTATTCACCCTGATTATACAGATTGGAAGAAAGAATTAAGGCGAATAAAGGATTTAGGTCTTAAAGGAATTAAGCTTCATCCAGATTATCAGCTCTTCTATATAGATGATAAAAGAATGTATCCGATTTATGAGTATTTGTTTTCGTTAGGACTTGTATTAGTATTTCATGCAGGAAAGGATATTGGCCTGCCGGAGCCGTATCACTGCACACCTGACAGGCTTTATAAGCTGGCCTGTGACTTCAAGGGAGCAAATATTGTTGCTGCCCACATGGGAGGGTTTTCATTATGGGACGATGTGGAAAGGTATCTGGTAGGTACCGATATATATTTGGACACATCTTTCAGCTTGGGGCGGATAAGCGATGAGCAAGCAATAAGGATTATCATGAATCATGGGTATGAAAAGGTGCTTTTTGCAACTGATTCTCCCTGGACTGACCAAGGGGAAGAAATAGACAAGCTTAGGAAACTAAAACTGGGTACCGAAGC